ttcgtctcgtgttTTCTAAGCTAgctgtaaaattcgtttttcattcgtgttcgaaaaccccttccgacatccgatcaaacatttaatgtgaaacttctcaaaaaaattttctcaatctaaaccaCACCTAAGCGCGTCGAGCGGCCCAGTGAGCACAGCACGTCACAGCGGGCTGTTTTGGTCACCGCGGCTTTTGAGGCGGCATGACGTTGTCATGTATGTTGGCGTCTCGTCTTGAAGATACACACATCCATGTGTAGATAGATTGAGTGGTTTCCGTCACTCCCATCTAATGCATTCTCGCGCATTTCACAGTAACCGCACGCCCGTCCGCGACACGTCGCGATGCGTGCAACGCGTGTGCGATATATGCATCAGCACCCCGCGAGCTCCGTCACGCGCGCACGACGGCACGCGTGCATATATGTGCAGCAGCGTGGTACGCGTGCACCTTGCACTAGCGTAGCGCTACTGCTACTGCTTTGCACATGAGACGcaccggcgcggcgccgggtgGTGCTGGCCGGAGGCCGGCGGAGAGGTGGGCTTTCGCCGGCGTTTGATCGAGTGGCTTGCTTCCGCGGTGGTTCCTTGCTGTGTGGTGGCGAGATCACCAAGGTTACTCTTGGGCTTGGAGTTTTGGAGATGGCCGCGGTGGTGGAGGTTGGGGTTGGGGGTGTAGCTGTGGCTGGCAAGAGGGGGAAGAAGCCGCAAGGCTGGAAGTGCATGCCTTTCATCATAGGTGAGGCTCCTGTTCCTGTGATTTCCTTGTCCGGTCTGTCGCATGTCCTATGTACTGTACGTGGTCCTCGAGGGATCAAAATAGTTTCATGTGTATTTTCTATGAAAGTgaatcgagaaaaaaaaatcttgtgtTATAGATGAGGACCGAAACATAGGATATGTTTTTACAAAGACGAGGAGACGTCGTCAAAAGAATTtggtgccttttttttctagaaggGTGAATAAATCGAGCAAAATTCTTTAGTTTATACCAAGGGCCTGAAATGTGGTAGATATTTATTTAAGAACGAAGGTTAGAAGAATAGATGAGAAGACATCCACATGAGGAGACGTTCTCTTAGGACATAGCCAACGCTGGTGGTCTTACTCGTCCACCTTACTGAACCACGACAAAGGGGGAGActgggagagggagaaaaaGGCATGACTTCAATCATGTCGGAGTAACTCGCAAAATCTCCGAGTGGCTTAGAAGAAAGGATGTGGCTCACAAGTTCACCTTGTGATTGGCAATGGAAGTGCAGGAGCATCAGTTAACAACAGTCAGATATCTGGTCAATGACCACTACAACGCCGAATGCTCAGATGGTGGCGATGCTGATAGCCAAATCTAGAACCGAATCTCTAAGTATTAGACATGGCCAAATGGGTTAGACCCTAGTGTGCTGGCCCAGGCACAAATAAGCAGTGATAGCCCTAACATGACATGTTTGGTTGTCGTGTTTGGGCCAACACCTCAGCCCATCGGTCGCCACAAGTATGGCTTGGTTAGCccacttatatttttctattttctcatatatgtttttctgaaatttacatatcttttttctcatattttttcttattttcctccctaatttttattgtttttcatttttaccttaatttctaaatttcGTGGGCCAAACATTCTAATGGGCCTTGGCTAGCCCACGTGCCACATTTGGGCCCGTGTCAGCACGACACGACCTATAGTCTTCTTGGGTTGTGCTTGGGTCATGATCTCGGCACGGCACAACCCATTATAGGGTTCATGCCATAGCGGATCGTGCTCAGACATGTAGTGGGTTGTGTCAGCCTGGTCAGCCTATTTGTCCATAACTACTGAGCATGGTGACAGTAGCCTGAGACACTCTATCACCATCACCGGCGGATCTAGGACCTATTTGAGAGAACTTAAACAAACTCTTTTAAACTGTTCTctgcttctgagaatctagagTTACATAATCTAACAAATAGAGTAGAAAACAAAAGCTGGAAAACCCACCTTTTAAGGATTCTAATAAGATAGTTTGTTACTAACCGATTTCTCAGAATTTTTAAGCTCCTCCAAACCTACCCCTAGTCATTCCTCGCCGCTCACTTGTTCAAAACGCCACCTTGTATGCTCCGTTGCTGCTGGTTGCAACGTCATCGCGCAGGCACGCCTCTAGGCATAGTGATAGTGGAAAGGGGGACGCTGGGATGGGTGACGACGTTGGGCGGCACCGCCGAATCGCTGGTGCCCGGCTCGGTTGAACCGGGAAGAGAAtaggagaaaagaagaaaaagggaaaccACCTTCTTTTGTGGTGGGCCCGTCCAGGTTACTCTACATTGCGTGTTGCTTCAATTGCTTTGGTCTATGTGGAGTTGAAACCACGATGTCAGCCACGGTGCATTGGTCATGCCCTCGAAGGGATCAAAATAGTTTCCTTTTCCCGTctaggaggggggggggggggggggggggcgtctATGGAAAGCACAAAAGGATTCTGTTTTGCTGGGATACCAGCTTCGTATCCGATCAGATTTAGTACATGCACAGGGAAAGCACATCATTGCAATTGTGTTTCTGGTTAATTCTGCAGTATTAGATCCTCTGATTCACTTCACTTCAACTGTAAACGTGATAGCGATGGAGATATTAATGTGCTCAGTGCTCTTGGTGTCTGTAACTCTTTATACTTGTGAATCATCTCATGAGTACTTCTACTCCGCACATGACTACAGtaaatcatatcatatcaatTCAATATACGCCGTAAGAGCATTTTCCCTACCGCGTATTGCACGTGTGCAATCGCTGGAGAGAGCATGATGCAACAGAACAGACTGCAGCGGGGGGGAATAAGCAAAATGTTGTacttcatgcaaaaaaaaaaaagaacctcAATTGCAACAGGTGAGTGTAACGTACTGAATTACCTTATTTGATTGTCTATGCAGCTACTGAGACATTTGACAAGGTTGCGTCAATTGGAGTAGTAGCAAATTTGACGGTTTATCTTGTGAAGCGCTTCAACATTGGTCAGATTGAGGCGGCCAATATTACCAACATCTTCTTTGGTACACTTAACTTTGCGCCATTGCTAGGCGCCTTCATCTCCGACACTTGCTTGGGAAGGTTCAAAACACTAGCATATGGATGCTTCGCAAGCCTCCTGGTATGTCCATATGATACCAACCTTCTCTCGTATTATCATTTCACCTGCTTGACCACGGTAAACGAAAGATCATTGTCAATATATAGAGCTTCAcccaacaaataaaaaacattatcaATAGCTTAATGGATGAAATCAATGTATATGACTTGTTTACTTTTTCATAAGTAAAACGGACAAATGCACAATAAGCCACAGATTATGCTTGCCGCTTTATATTCATGCAAAGCAGAAAAATAAAGTGATATAGTAGCATATCCCATTTATTTTTACTGACTTAAGCTGTTCCCAAGAATTAGGGTAAAAGATAACCAGATTCCTAGCAAGATCAGTGAAATACTATAACACACTATGGATGGTATCATGCTACAGCCAGCTGTGCTAGGTGGAACTTTCTTTACATGAGACACAATTCATATCATTCAAATTGAGATGCATATTCCAGCTAGATCAACAGTTGCCGATGTAAACAGCTTTACACTGAATTAAGAAAACATGAACACAAAAAATGTAGTACATTTCCTATAAAATGGTTGCGAATACCACACAACTCACGGAGATCTGCAACAATTCAGAGCGGCAGAGCCTGTAGTCATTgagatgaacttattttaatttccTTATTTGCTTGCTAAAAAACAGGGGATGCTGGGAATGACTTTGTCTGCATCAGTTCCAGCTCTCAAACCACTGGTCTGCAACAAAACAACACAATTACGTGGAGACTGCAACAGCCCATCACCACTTCAGCTAAGTGTGCTATACCTTTCCCTAGGCTTACTAGTTATTGGTGGGGGAGCAATCCGGCCCTGCAGTTTGCCCTTTGGAGTAGACCAGTTTGATAAGACCAATGAAGAAAGTCGAAAAGGACTAAACAGCTATTATAATTGGTACTATGGCACAAGTACTGCTGCCCTAGTTTTATCGATGACTGTCATCATCTACATCCAGAACAATGTCAGCTGGCCAATAGGATTTGGCATACCCACATTCCTCATGCTTCTagcaattattatattatttctgGGTACCAACCTATACGTCCATGTACCACCAGAGGGAAGCATCTTTGCTGGAATTGCACAGGTTTTAGTAGCTTCATTTAAAAAGAGGAAACTCAAGCTTCCTTGCCCTCATGATATAAATCAACAAGAATTGACGCTCTACAACCCTCCCTCAAGAGGCAACCGCATGTTCAGATTGCCACTCACTTCCCAATTCAGGTAAACTTCTGTTACCCCTAAAAATGGACAGAATTGGAACAAATGTAGCTAGAGAATTAAGCAACTTTAAAAGTGTTggaaaaagtaaaacaatgATTAGTCATAGTGAAAGCATTAAAACATTTAACAAACTGAGAAATGCATGTCATATGTATATGGGGGCACACACTGCCATACACATAGTCATAGAGTGCTTCAGGATTTGTGCAGGAACATTACAATAAATCATGATGGGtttgatttgaattttcaagtTTGCATCGACCTTGAGGGACAAAATTGTGCTGGTACACATATCTACATGTAcatgtaaaaaacaaaacttcttgatattgttttattgTATTGCCAAAACATTTTGAGTTTCCAAAGCAAAGCAACTTCCAATACTTAATCAGGTTTTCAAAGTTTAGTGAATTTTATTATGTCTTACCAAGTTGTAGGGCTTGAGAATCTTATACAGCCAATGAGCTAGATATTGAACTCATGTAGATCATGTATATCCTAACTTGCATGAGTATTTTGTATGATTAACAACAGCAACgcacataaatatttactgaTTGATGTTACCACATGctagaaaacaaaatgatttaatttgtatttgttgGTAAATGTAAATCTCTTTTCCTCTAGCAAATGCATAGAATGCACCACATCCTCAAATGAAGTTAAGAAACATGAGAAACATGCAAGTCATGTCAAACATAATGTTGACCCTTTCAAACAATTATATGTACAGTCATAGTCTGATGCATGTTACTCATCTCAGGTTTCTGAATAGAGCTGCAATTATAAGGAATGGTGATATAAATGCTGACGGTTCTGCGAGAAACTCTTGGGAGCTTTGCAACATCCAGCAAATAGAGGAGGTCAAATGCTTGATAAGAATTGTGCCAATTTATGTTTCTGGAGTCTTATGCTTTGTCGCATTGGCTCAGCAATTCACCTATATAATCTTGCAAACATTTACAATGGACTGTCACTTTGGGATGCACTTTGAAATTCCAGCAGGCTCTGTTGTATCCATATCCCTCATTGCCCTAACTATATTTATTCCCATTTATGACCGGATTTTAGTACCTATAGCTAGACGATTCACTGGAGTGGAAAGTGGTATTACACTTCTACAGAGACAGGGGATAGGGTTGGTCATTTCTTCCATTTCAATGGTGGTAGCAGGACTTGTTGAACACAAGAGGAGGAACTCAGCTTTGTCGAATGGAGGAATATCACCTATGTCAGTGATGTGGCTTGCACCCCAACTTGTTTTAATGGGTATCGCTGAGGCCTTCAATGCAGTTGGACAAATAGAATTCTACAATAAGCAGTTTCCTGAGAATATGCAAACCCTAGCAGGATCTTTGTTCTTCTGTACAATAGCTGGAGCGAACTACCTGAGTACTGCTATGGTAAACATCATGAGAAGGGTCACTACCAGAGATGGTCAATCAAGCTGGTTAACAGACGATATTAATCTTGGCAAACTTgactatttcttttattttattgccCTCATGGGAGTCCTGAATCTTATTTACTTTCTTATATGCTCACATTACTACCAATACAAGGTCATGTCACTCCACACGGAAGAATCGATAAAAATACCTACTAAGGAAGAAGCCACAGAGATAGCCATTGACACAGATGCACCTAGCAAATGAATAGTGCAACTGCAGATCTAATTGGTCCGGCGCAGTGAATATACCTCGGGCATGGTCACACattgaaatttcaattttgaatttgaggAGCCCCTTGTGTTTGTAACATCAAATAGACTTCCATGTCATCTTATGAATGTGACATAAACAAGAGTACCATAGTTTAGTAAGTGGGTGACATGTTATCTAGCAAACATGAATAAGAGCTTAAATGGTCTGTCCCGTTTAATTAGAAATAATGGAATCTGAgtgtactagtactagtttatGAAACCTAATCAAGTGCATAATGATTATGTGACAAGCACATACCATACACCATCTTTCTCTAGTACCACCTTTCGTGAGCATAATGTTTGAAATTCTCGTAGATACTTTAGGAACAGGATTTGCAGTAAGTAGCTGGCTATGAAGCAATAGGAGAAAGTGAGTTCCAGTTATATGTGAAACAAATTGCCGAGATATGTATCTTTCAACTATTCATGTAGGTATTCTCACACAGTGTGGGTGATCCATCATATACTTAATGCgcgttaaaaaataacttccttctttacttaaaaaaaagtcatacaTGGTGGAGATCTTACTTTGTTGCTTAAGATATATTATGAGAAAATCACAGAAATGTTTTATATAGAATAAAGGGTTCACGGTAGGGAAAAAATCTCACTTCGTTCCAGAAAGGTAATGAACATGCTGATTGTTAAACTCACCGTGGAAAGTCGTGGAACAATAACTGGAGCACCACGGACTTTGTCAAGAGCAAAACTTATCCGCAACGGTCGTCCTAGCATTACCTGTAGGATAAACAAACCTGTTTACTTCCCTGTTCGTTTTTCATTACAACAGTTAACATAGCAATCTGTTAGATATCTCTCTTCATAAAACTCTACCTTTCCATCCATAGCATCCTTGGCGCACTTAGCTTCATAATCATTTGAGAAGTGAACAAACCCAAAACCTCTTGACCTTCCAGAGTTTTTGTCATACATTATTCTCACTGCATCATcaaatagtttttatataattatgtttgCTAATACTAGCTTAATGATTAGGTAAGGAAGGCATTACCTAATCATTAATAACAGCTTAATGATTAGGTAAGGAATGCATTAACCTATAAGCACTGCAGTTTGTGGGAACACAAACAATTGCAAAACACACGTGGCCACACATATAGCAGGCAAACACCAATATAACTCCACCATATAATTCCATCTTATATGTATTAATGCATATTGACTAAAACCTTGTGATAGCTGATAAATAATCATGCCATATATGAACCTGCTTCAAACCGAAATATAGCCATCAACTCTGGTGAATATGCATGAATACGCATGAAATATAGCCATCAATGCATAGGCATTAGATAATTTAGACTTCAAGAGCGGCCAAATGTTTATTGATCGAAGAGAAGTATCAGTACTTGAGTAatgtcataaaataaatatagctctcttctatgtttaattatcTAGTGTAACATTTGTGAACTATATCTGGTGGGATCACAGAAATATGCGTGAAATGCTAATGACTTTAAGGCAGAAAAGTGCACACATTATGGATGAAAAATGAaggatgaaagattatttgattttttgatggctatttaatggtgtaaacgatgaaattaagcactacaaatttgaaaatctactttagaaatataagataatgaacttctatatataattattttgcaaaaaaaaacaccgctTAGTAGTTCAGAAAGCGTATGCGTAAAAACTGAGGAATAATCTGCACTGTAGCACCTAAAAAGAACGCAGCCTAGATCTGTGAATAAAAGTCCAAGATAAGTTTCAAAGTAGCTGATAAATAGGGACTGCCAGACTGCCAAATAAAATGCAAGTTGCAAAGAAACAGTTACACACAAACTGGataaaataatgcatgcaTTCCAGCCATATCTTGTGAAATATTTCAAGTAAAATCCTGCAAATATTTTAGCAACTGACTAAGTGACTATGCATCAATTGTATGCACACAGAACACATGAAGAGGTGCACACCCGCAACCCAGTATACTAGTATACTACTAAAAAAACTGCAACATCTGGTATTTACTATGACTAGTATGCTGTTGTGCTAG
This is a stretch of genomic DNA from Oryza brachyantha chromosome 1, ObraRS2, whole genome shotgun sequence. It encodes these proteins:
- the LOC102721496 gene encoding protein NRT1/ PTR FAMILY 2.13-like → MKLRNMRNMQVMSNIMLTLSNNYMYSHSLMHVTHLRFLNRAAIIRNGDINADGSARNSWELCNIQQIEEVKCLIRIVPIYVSGVLCFVALAQQFTYIILQTFTMDCHFGMHFEIPAGSVVSISLIALTIFIPIYDRILVPIARRFTGVESGITLLQRQGIGLVISSISMVVAGLVEHKRRNSALSNGGISPMSVMWLAPQLVLMGIAEAFNAVGQIEFYNKQFPENMQTLAGSLFFCTIAGANYLSTAMVNIMRRVTTRDGQSSWLTDDINLGKLDYFFYFIALMGVLNLIYFLICSHYYQYKVMSLHTEESIKIPTKEEATEIAIDTDAPSK